The Oculatellaceae cyanobacterium genomic interval CATTTTGTGTTTTACACAGTGGAAACCCTAAAGTTTCCCTTTGCTGCAAGTAAAGCTGGGCAATTCGTCGTGCTAAATTCCGAATTCTGCCAATGTAGCGCGTCCGCTCAGTTACAGATATTACACCCCTAGCCTGTAACAAATTAAACGTATGAGAACACTTTAAAACATAGTCCAAACTTGGTAGAGCCAAACCGCGCCCACCAAGTTGCTCCGCCTCTTGCTCATATAAGTTAAACAGCGTCAACAACATCTCAGCATTAGAAGCCTCAAAATTGTAAGTACACTGTTCAACCTCTCCTTGGAGGTGAACATCTCCATAAGTCACTTGGTCAGTCCAGTTAATTTTGGTAAAAGCATCTACCTGTTGGAGATACATTGACAATCGTTCTAATCCATAGGTGATTTCTATAGATACAGGGCGGCAGTCAATTCCCCCACATTGTTGAAAGTAAGTAAATTGAGTAATTTCCATCCCGTCTAGCCAAACTTCCCAGCCTACCCCCCAAGCTGCAACTGTAGGAGCTTCCCAGTTATCTTCAACAAACCGAATGTCGTGATCTTCAGGACGAATCCCTAAAGCTCTCAATGAGTCCAAATAAATCTCTTGAATATTGTCTGGAGAAGGCTTGATTAACACTTGATATTGATAATAGTGCTGGTAGCGGTTGGGATTTTCACCATAACGTCCATCTGTCGGGCGACGGCAAGGCTCCACATAAGCCACCGACCAAGGTTCTGGCCCCAAAGCCCTTAAAAACGTATGAGGATTCATTGTGCCTGCCCCTTTTTCCGTGTCATAGGGGTGAGCAATCAAGCAACCGCGATCGCTCCAAAACTGATGCAAAGTAGAAACAACCGATTGAAAATTCACAACTACCTTTCCAAAAAGTGGACAACGCCTATCCCATTTTCACTTAAAAGCAGTACCACAATAGGATTTCAGCTTTTTTCAAAAAAAATATCAAAATAGTTGACAGTTCTGGATGGAGTTGCTACATTAATAAAGCGGTCGAGACAAAGGGACGCGAAAGCGACACTTTTCCGAAGCGCCTGAACCTAGAAAATTATATAGTTTGAAAGCTTTATAGCACGAAACCTCGTCAAAAGCAATTAAGGCTCAAAGTAATAACTTTGAGCAAGGGGAACTTGGGTTCCCAAAATAGTAAGCCGAGCATAACTAACTTCATAAAATGGAGAGTTTGATCCTGGCTCAGGATGAACGCTGGCGGTCTGCTTAACACATGCAAGTCGAACGGGTGTAGAAATACATTAGTGGCGGACGGGTGAGTAACGCGTGAGAATCTGGCTTTAGGTTCGGGACAACCACTGGAAACGGTGGCTAATACCGGATGTGCCTTTATGGTAAAAGGTTAACCGCCTGAAGATGAGCTCGCGTCTGATTAGCTAGTTGGTGTGGTAAGAGCGCACCAAGGCGACGATCAGTAGCTGGTCTGAGAGGATGATCAGCCACACTGGGACTGAGACACGGCCCAGACTCCTACGGGAGGCAGCAGTGGGGAATTTTCCGCAATGGGCGAAAGCCTGACGGAGCAAGACCGCGTGAGGGAGGAAGGCTCTTGGGTCGTAAACCTCTTTTCTGTGGGAATAAGAAAGTGAAGGTACCATAGGAATCAGCATCGGCTAACTCCGTGCCAGCAGCCGCGGTAATACGGAGGATGCAAGCGTTATCCGGAATGATTGGGCGTAAAGAGTCCGTAGGTGGTGATTCAAGTCGATTGTTAAAGAGCGGGGCTTAACCCCGTAGAAGCAGTGGAAACTGAATCGCTAGAGAGAGGTAGGGGTAGAGGGAATTCCCGGTGTAGCGGTGAAATGCGTAGAGATCGGGAAGAACACCAGTGGCGAAAGCGCTCTACTGGGCCTCATCTGACACTGAGGGACGAAAGCTAGGGGAGCGAAAGGGATTAGATACCCCTGTAGTCCTAGCCGTAAACGATGGATACTAGGTGTTGTCTGTATCGACCCGGACAGTGCCGTAGCTAACGCGTTAAGTATCCCGCCTGGGGAGTACGCACGCAAGTGTGAAACTCAA includes:
- the glyQ gene encoding glycine--tRNA ligase subunit alpha yields the protein MNFQSVVSTLHQFWSDRGCLIAHPYDTEKGAGTMNPHTFLRALGPEPWSVAYVEPCRRPTDGRYGENPNRYQHYYQYQVLIKPSPDNIQEIYLDSLRALGIRPEDHDIRFVEDNWEAPTVAAWGVGWEVWLDGMEITQFTYFQQCGGIDCRPVSIEITYGLERLSMYLQQVDAFTKINWTDQVTYGDVHLQGEVEQCTYNFEASNAEMLLTLFNLYEQEAEQLGGRGLALPSLDYVLKCSHTFNLLQARGVISVTERTRYIGRIRNLARRIAQLYLQQRETLGFPLCKTQNAA